Proteins from one Pseudoliparis swirei isolate HS2019 ecotype Mariana Trench chromosome 22, NWPU_hadal_v1, whole genome shotgun sequence genomic window:
- the rusc1 gene encoding AP-4 complex accessory subunit RUSC1 isoform X2 has protein sequence MLAGLTQAELLKLSPELGVCVGGLEDEVDGDHVISSRSGELHEFRLKDRNEMKECDTELMSRDRWRSRGKMEGDRRAGIAEDDKMNEGSTQITTSFPEMARMKKRSSGLTSDPYYNTGLSNTQETKMKNVSFESFRYPAEVLDSPPPPPPPRPLPPIPPSVPHHESSTLQANSAQPERFDWLIAFTPDSEARPQHPSLTVRKCHLENQKKLSSSGSSTGSAPKVTTFKEMRYRNKSTFLPTQVITDPDPDPTVITPDADILYNLRWRREMVGGDGNQWEYTSQAQAFFMQPPPALTSMAALKEMLQRADEEGRQPELCPSQKIGCSVSDSSLWAIGREWEGEKVKKDEKEGKEEEEEGKMAVELRGQADGRRTLETRTTAVRSVSFAGSVQRTETSWMGEDVKLGLSSLVLQDKKALVSAVSVAVEAILAQFSSSRTAVQKALSGDSSINPSLGRLVLQCLCPALHSFLTDGLKPHQSDVIAGRRPNSAWGLVQASSRPGPKTQVLFNLQLCVGELPQLRQSKHRFNAFLLGLLNTKLLDFWLSHLQSCSDVLETYYRPSSFMHLSLTACQPLFEELLLVLQPLSLLTFNLDLLFQHHHLEPDSHTPEILSKTCQDAGVQQSTERSKSKITSCRYIESLSGVDFGSPEDRAAKEQLSAVSNPQNGVPGESNHSSAAPKKASITPQLLWVQEKNIGDFPLPNIEEDSLTQQAGQVIQQGWGAVVRWGGKLSQNLSELNLKKEEVKMDLSDLQAQAGSDFAPVSSGAQVPWGLGRLFGASKGLSSPEGHTSATRRPSQWLAPGVTALTRMVSSNSTPTIRRGPEPEGESEPESEKEVDTLEMKDKPRPLRSVRTLCDHSGAGSELSFRKGEELVVLGGVDQDWIRCRQGDKEGLVPFGYTSLIM, from the exons ATGCTTGCTGGGTTAACTCAAGCTGAGCTCCTCAAACTCAGCCCAgaactcggtgtgtgtgtgggagggttgGAGGATGAGGTCGATGGAGATCACGTTATCTCGTCCAGGTCTGGGGAGCTACACGAGTTCAGACTAAAAGATCGGAACGAGATGAAGGAATGTGACACAGAGTTGATGTCTAGAGACAGATGGAGAAGCAGAGGCAAGATGGAGGGAGATCGAAGAGCAGGTATAGCTGAAGATGACAAAATGAACGAGGGGAGCACACAAATAACCACCTCTTTTCCTGAGATGgcaaggatgaagaagaggagcagcggtctgacctctgacccttacTACAACACTGGTTTGAGCAATACACAAGAAAccaaaatgaaaaatgtgaGCTTTGAGTCTTTCCGGTATCCTGCCGAGGTACTAGAttcacctcccccccctcctccacctcgtcCCTTACCCCCAATCCCCCCATCTGTGCCCCACCACGAAAGCAGCACTCTCCAGGCTAACTCTGCACAGCCTGAGCGATTTGATTGGCTCATAGCATTCACACCTGACAGTGAAGCCCGACCACAGCATCCATCCCTGACagtgagaaaatgtcatttAGAGAATCAAAAGAAGCTCAGTTCTTCAGGGTCGTCAACAGGGTCAGCGCCAAAGGTTACGACTTTTAAAGAGATGCGGTACCGCAACAAGAGCACCTTCCTCCCAACACAGGTGATCACCGATCCAGACCCTGACCCGACGGTTATCACTCCAGATGCAGATATACTGTACAACCTGAGGTGGAGAAGAGAGATGGTAGGCGGCGATGGCAACCAATGGGAGTACACCTCTCAGGCTCAGGCCTTCTTTATGCAGCCGCCACCAGCTCTCACCTCAATGGCCGCTCTGAAGGAAATGCTGCAGAGAGCCGACGAGGAGGGTAGACAACCGGAGCTGTGCCCATCACAGAAGATCGGCTGCTCGGTCAGCGACAGCAGCCTGTGGGCCATCGGCAGAGAATGGGAGGGTGAAAAGGTTAAGAAGGATGAAAAggaagggaaagaagaagaagaggaggggaagatggCGGTGGAACTGAGAGGACAAGCCGACGGCAGAAGAACTTTGGAAACAAGAACTACAG CTGTTCGCAGTGTCTCATTCGCTGGCTCTGTTCAGAGGACAGAGACTTCCTGGATGGGCGAAGATGTGAAGCTGGGcctgtcctctctggtcctgcAGGACAAaaaag ctctggtCAGTGCGGTCAGTGTGGCCGTGGAAGCCATCTTGGCCCAGTTCAGCTCTTCTCGGACTGCCGTCCAGAAG GCCTTATCAGGAGACAGCAGTATAAATCCATCTCTGGGCCGTCTGGTGCTGCAGTGTCTCTGCCCCGCCCTGCACAGCTTTCTGACCGATGGCTTGAAACCTCACCAGAGTGACGTGATTGCAGGCAGGAGGCCAAATTCAGCCTGGGGTCTGGTCCAGGCCTCGTCCAGACCAG GTCCTAAAACTCAAGTGTTGTTCAACCTACAACTTTGTGTTGGAGAGCTGCCTCAGCTCCGACAGAGCAAACACAGGTTCAACGCATTCCTCCTCGGTCTTCTGAA taCCAAGCTTCTTGATTTCTGGCTGTCTCACCTTCAGTCTTGCAGTG aTGTGCTAGAGACATATTACCGCCCCTCCTCCTTTATGCATCTGTCGCTGACCGCCTGCCAGCCTCTGTTCGAGGAGCTGCTCCTCGTGTTGCAGCCTCTGAGCCTGCTGACCTTCAACCTCGACCTGCTCTTCCAGCACCACCATTTAGAGCCAGACAGTCACACTCCAGAAATCCTGAGTAAAACGTGTCAGGATGCTGGAGTCCAGCAGTCAACAGAGAGGTCAAAATCCAAAATTACAAGCTGCAGATATATTGAAAGCCTCTCAGGAGTAGACTTTGGAAGCCCAGAAGATCGGGCGGCCAAAGAACAATTGTCAGCAGTGAGTAATCCACAGAATGGAGTACCAGGGGAGTCCAACCATAGCAGTGCTGCACCCAAAAAAGCTTCCATCACTCCTCAGCTGTTGTGGGTTCAGGAGAAGAATATTGGAGACTTCCCTCTTCCTAATATTGAGGAGGACAGCCTCACTCAGCAGGCAGGACAG GTGATCCAGCAGGGATGGGGGGCTGTGGTGCGCTGGGGAGGCAAACTGAGCCAGAACCTGTCAGAGCTGAACCTGAAAAAGGAAGAGGTAAAGATGGATCTGTCGGACCTCCAGGCCCAAGCAGGGAGTGACTTTGCTCCGGTCAGCAGTGGCGCTCAGGTTCCTTGGGGTTTGGGGAGGCTCTTTGGAGCCTCGAAAGGCCTCAGCAGCCCAGAAGGTCACACATCAGCAACCAG GCGTCCCTCTCAGTGGCTGGCCCCTGGTGTCACTGCACTGACACGAATGGTGAGCAGCAACTCCACTCCGACAATAAGGAGGGGCCCAGAGCCCGAGGGGGAAAGCGAGCCAGAGTCAGAGAAGGAGGTTGACACCCTGGAGATGAAGGACAAACCCCGACCGCTCAG GTCTGTACGGACGCTGTGTGACCACTCCGGAGCGGGTTCGGAGCTGAGCTTCCGCAAAGGTGAAGAACTGGTGGTGTTGGGAGGAGTCGATCAGGACTGGATTCGCTGTCGTCAGGGAGACAAAGAGGGACTGGTACCTTTTGGCTACACCTCCCTCATCATGTGA
- the rusc1 gene encoding AP-4 complex accessory subunit RUSC1 isoform X1, whose amino-acid sequence MLAGLTQAELLKLSPELGVCVGGLEDEVDGDHVISSRSGELHEFRLKDRNEMKECDTELMSRDRWRSRGKMEGDRRAGIAEDDKMNEGSTQITTSFPEMARMKKRSSGLTSDPYYNTGLSNTQETKMKNVSFESFRYPAEVLDSPPPPPPPRPLPPIPPSVPHHESSTLQANSAQPERFDWLIAFTPDSEARPQHPSLTVRKCHLENQKKLSSSGSSTGSAPKVTTFKEMRYRNKSTFLPTQVITDPDPDPTVITPDADILYNLRWRREMVGGDGNQWEYTSQAQAFFMQPPPALTSMAALKEMLQRADEEGRQPELCPSQKIGCSVSDSSLWAIGREWEGEKVKKDEKEGKEEEEEGKMAVELRGQADGRRTLETRTTAVRSVSFAGSVQRTETSWMGEDVKLGLSSLVLQDKKALVSAVSVAVEAILAQFSSSRTAVQKSLSVNKALSGDSSINPSLGRLVLQCLCPALHSFLTDGLKPHQSDVIAGRRPNSAWGLVQASSRPGPKTQVLFNLQLCVGELPQLRQSKHRFNAFLLGLLNTKLLDFWLSHLQSCSDVLETYYRPSSFMHLSLTACQPLFEELLLVLQPLSLLTFNLDLLFQHHHLEPDSHTPEILSKTCQDAGVQQSTERSKSKITSCRYIESLSGVDFGSPEDRAAKEQLSAVSNPQNGVPGESNHSSAAPKKASITPQLLWVQEKNIGDFPLPNIEEDSLTQQAGQVIQQGWGAVVRWGGKLSQNLSELNLKKEEVKMDLSDLQAQAGSDFAPVSSGAQVPWGLGRLFGASKGLSSPEGHTSATRRPSQWLAPGVTALTRMVSSNSTPTIRRGPEPEGESEPESEKEVDTLEMKDKPRPLRSVRTLCDHSGAGSELSFRKGEELVVLGGVDQDWIRCRQGDKEGLVPFGYTSLIM is encoded by the exons ATGCTTGCTGGGTTAACTCAAGCTGAGCTCCTCAAACTCAGCCCAgaactcggtgtgtgtgtgggagggttgGAGGATGAGGTCGATGGAGATCACGTTATCTCGTCCAGGTCTGGGGAGCTACACGAGTTCAGACTAAAAGATCGGAACGAGATGAAGGAATGTGACACAGAGTTGATGTCTAGAGACAGATGGAGAAGCAGAGGCAAGATGGAGGGAGATCGAAGAGCAGGTATAGCTGAAGATGACAAAATGAACGAGGGGAGCACACAAATAACCACCTCTTTTCCTGAGATGgcaaggatgaagaagaggagcagcggtctgacctctgacccttacTACAACACTGGTTTGAGCAATACACAAGAAAccaaaatgaaaaatgtgaGCTTTGAGTCTTTCCGGTATCCTGCCGAGGTACTAGAttcacctcccccccctcctccacctcgtcCCTTACCCCCAATCCCCCCATCTGTGCCCCACCACGAAAGCAGCACTCTCCAGGCTAACTCTGCACAGCCTGAGCGATTTGATTGGCTCATAGCATTCACACCTGACAGTGAAGCCCGACCACAGCATCCATCCCTGACagtgagaaaatgtcatttAGAGAATCAAAAGAAGCTCAGTTCTTCAGGGTCGTCAACAGGGTCAGCGCCAAAGGTTACGACTTTTAAAGAGATGCGGTACCGCAACAAGAGCACCTTCCTCCCAACACAGGTGATCACCGATCCAGACCCTGACCCGACGGTTATCACTCCAGATGCAGATATACTGTACAACCTGAGGTGGAGAAGAGAGATGGTAGGCGGCGATGGCAACCAATGGGAGTACACCTCTCAGGCTCAGGCCTTCTTTATGCAGCCGCCACCAGCTCTCACCTCAATGGCCGCTCTGAAGGAAATGCTGCAGAGAGCCGACGAGGAGGGTAGACAACCGGAGCTGTGCCCATCACAGAAGATCGGCTGCTCGGTCAGCGACAGCAGCCTGTGGGCCATCGGCAGAGAATGGGAGGGTGAAAAGGTTAAGAAGGATGAAAAggaagggaaagaagaagaagaggaggggaagatggCGGTGGAACTGAGAGGACAAGCCGACGGCAGAAGAACTTTGGAAACAAGAACTACAG CTGTTCGCAGTGTCTCATTCGCTGGCTCTGTTCAGAGGACAGAGACTTCCTGGATGGGCGAAGATGTGAAGCTGGGcctgtcctctctggtcctgcAGGACAAaaaag ctctggtCAGTGCGGTCAGTGTGGCCGTGGAAGCCATCTTGGCCCAGTTCAGCTCTTCTCGGACTGCCGTCCAGAAG tctctctcagTTAACAAG GCCTTATCAGGAGACAGCAGTATAAATCCATCTCTGGGCCGTCTGGTGCTGCAGTGTCTCTGCCCCGCCCTGCACAGCTTTCTGACCGATGGCTTGAAACCTCACCAGAGTGACGTGATTGCAGGCAGGAGGCCAAATTCAGCCTGGGGTCTGGTCCAGGCCTCGTCCAGACCAG GTCCTAAAACTCAAGTGTTGTTCAACCTACAACTTTGTGTTGGAGAGCTGCCTCAGCTCCGACAGAGCAAACACAGGTTCAACGCATTCCTCCTCGGTCTTCTGAA taCCAAGCTTCTTGATTTCTGGCTGTCTCACCTTCAGTCTTGCAGTG aTGTGCTAGAGACATATTACCGCCCCTCCTCCTTTATGCATCTGTCGCTGACCGCCTGCCAGCCTCTGTTCGAGGAGCTGCTCCTCGTGTTGCAGCCTCTGAGCCTGCTGACCTTCAACCTCGACCTGCTCTTCCAGCACCACCATTTAGAGCCAGACAGTCACACTCCAGAAATCCTGAGTAAAACGTGTCAGGATGCTGGAGTCCAGCAGTCAACAGAGAGGTCAAAATCCAAAATTACAAGCTGCAGATATATTGAAAGCCTCTCAGGAGTAGACTTTGGAAGCCCAGAAGATCGGGCGGCCAAAGAACAATTGTCAGCAGTGAGTAATCCACAGAATGGAGTACCAGGGGAGTCCAACCATAGCAGTGCTGCACCCAAAAAAGCTTCCATCACTCCTCAGCTGTTGTGGGTTCAGGAGAAGAATATTGGAGACTTCCCTCTTCCTAATATTGAGGAGGACAGCCTCACTCAGCAGGCAGGACAG GTGATCCAGCAGGGATGGGGGGCTGTGGTGCGCTGGGGAGGCAAACTGAGCCAGAACCTGTCAGAGCTGAACCTGAAAAAGGAAGAGGTAAAGATGGATCTGTCGGACCTCCAGGCCCAAGCAGGGAGTGACTTTGCTCCGGTCAGCAGTGGCGCTCAGGTTCCTTGGGGTTTGGGGAGGCTCTTTGGAGCCTCGAAAGGCCTCAGCAGCCCAGAAGGTCACACATCAGCAACCAG GCGTCCCTCTCAGTGGCTGGCCCCTGGTGTCACTGCACTGACACGAATGGTGAGCAGCAACTCCACTCCGACAATAAGGAGGGGCCCAGAGCCCGAGGGGGAAAGCGAGCCAGAGTCAGAGAAGGAGGTTGACACCCTGGAGATGAAGGACAAACCCCGACCGCTCAG GTCTGTACGGACGCTGTGTGACCACTCCGGAGCGGGTTCGGAGCTGAGCTTCCGCAAAGGTGAAGAACTGGTGGTGTTGGGAGGAGTCGATCAGGACTGGATTCGCTGTCGTCAGGGAGACAAAGAGGGACTGGTACCTTTTGGCTACACCTCCCTCATCATGTGA